In Chitinibacter sp. SCUT-21, a single genomic region encodes these proteins:
- the greB gene encoding transcription elongation factor GreB has translation MTPQGWQRMKNELYELVNKERPHVTQVVNWAASNGDRSENADYQYGKRRLREIDRRIRFLSKRLEAAEVIDPELREPTDQVFFSATVTYLREDGREETVAIVGIDETNFPLNHISWTSPVARALIKAREGDVVLLRTPNGHEELEIIEVRYTKIES, from the coding sequence GCGAATGAAAAACGAGTTATATGAACTCGTAAATAAAGAGCGCCCGCACGTGACTCAAGTCGTTAATTGGGCAGCCAGCAATGGCGATCGTTCGGAAAACGCCGATTATCAATATGGTAAACGCCGCTTACGCGAAATTGATCGCCGGATTCGCTTTTTAAGTAAACGTCTTGAAGCCGCCGAGGTGATTGATCCCGAGCTGCGCGAGCCAACTGATCAGGTTTTTTTTAGCGCCACCGTCACGTACTTGCGTGAAGATGGCCGCGAAGAAACGGTAGCTATCGTTGGCATCGACGAGACCAATTTTCCGCTTAACCATATCAGCTGGACCTCCCCAGTCGCGCGCGCTTTGATTAAAGCGCGGGAAGGCGATGTCGTTTTATTACGCACTCCGAATGGCCACGAAGAGCTCGAAATCATCGAAGTTCGCTATACGAAAATAGAAAGCTAA
- a CDS encoding sensor histidine kinase: MNTHNHATTSLFRRVLRSMAVRIAIAACLISAISYYYSYIRLQEEALTNLAKYIDTRSLLESELFLTAESNTKLIRDDFIRRYTAAQHLDFSTDFYGLLRQDRDGMWRVKVEKDDFEHQATVALLPTAKHTPELMRQVVLGHQILSQYGPAYRARSYDTFIDLNVSDVSLMYLPKLNYARNGSVSDFAEDLETELGALPERNPSRNSFWTGIYYDKQALEWMVSVVTPIDYLGKYIGGVGQDIPLLELMNRTNKVSIPGTHNMIFTRGGLLLSHPDYMSKIEEANGHLDMRKSDAQLRNIYSVVSKASPKDRFVESLDGRAWLGIAPIKGADWLFVTVYPKALLEEKAAWSASMVLILGIFALAVELGLLAFVLRNDVAKPLDRLKNAIRSLAAGKTTNQLDLHRSDEIGELARTFNEMSHTVQSHRMHLEDLVTDRTTELATRNLQLEAANEALKYLNQEKNELLAIAAHDLKNPVASIQGMANLLNDRLESWPAERIKERLDGIQLLAGRMQRIISNLLDYDALEAGSVLMQIEDVDIDDLISDTIVTWRERLNSKQQTIQFNPTHLRVRTDRQALWQVMDNLISNAIKYSPNEKRIEISASEVGDDVEIAVIDQGPGIAPHEIGMLFKKFSRLSARPTGGEHTTGLGLSIVKKLVEAVYGQIRCESQFGQGAKFIVTLPAAPKKIEQQA, from the coding sequence ATGAACACACATAATCACGCCACCACCAGCCTCTTTCGCCGTGTTTTACGCAGCATGGCAGTACGCATTGCCATTGCGGCGTGCTTGATTTCTGCCATCAGTTATTACTACAGCTATATCCGCCTGCAAGAAGAAGCGCTGACCAATCTTGCCAAATACATCGACACACGCAGCCTATTAGAGAGCGAATTATTCCTAACTGCGGAATCAAATACCAAGTTGATTCGTGACGATTTTATCCGTCGCTACACGGCAGCGCAGCACCTTGATTTTAGTACTGATTTTTATGGTTTACTCCGCCAAGACCGTGATGGCATGTGGCGTGTTAAAGTTGAAAAAGATGATTTTGAACATCAGGCTACCGTGGCGCTACTCCCTACGGCCAAACACACGCCTGAACTGATGCGCCAAGTCGTACTAGGCCATCAAATTCTTAGCCAATATGGCCCCGCCTACCGGGCGCGTAGCTATGACACTTTCATCGATTTAAACGTCTCGGACGTGAGCTTAATGTACCTACCTAAGCTCAATTACGCCCGTAATGGCTCAGTATCCGACTTTGCCGAGGATTTAGAAACTGAACTAGGCGCCCTGCCCGAGCGTAATCCATCGCGCAATAGTTTCTGGACTGGCATCTACTACGACAAGCAAGCCTTGGAATGGATGGTTTCTGTCGTCACGCCGATCGACTACCTCGGCAAATACATTGGTGGCGTAGGGCAAGATATTCCGCTACTGGAGTTGATGAATCGGACCAATAAAGTCAGCATCCCCGGCACACACAATATGATTTTCACGCGCGGCGGTTTGCTACTATCGCACCCAGATTACATGAGCAAAATCGAAGAAGCTAATGGCCACCTTGATATGCGCAAAAGCGATGCACAATTGCGCAATATCTATAGCGTGGTGAGCAAAGCTAGTCCTAAAGATCGTTTCGTTGAAAGTCTAGATGGCCGTGCATGGCTAGGCATTGCACCAATCAAAGGCGCGGATTGGCTTTTTGTCACCGTATATCCCAAAGCTTTGTTAGAAGAAAAAGCCGCATGGTCTGCCAGCATGGTATTGATCTTGGGGATTTTTGCCCTGGCCGTCGAATTAGGCCTATTGGCTTTTGTACTGCGCAATGATGTCGCCAAACCTCTTGATCGCCTGAAAAATGCCATTCGCAGCCTGGCTGCGGGTAAAACCACCAATCAGCTAGACCTGCATCGCAGCGATGAAATTGGCGAGCTAGCGCGCACTTTCAATGAAATGTCGCACACGGTGCAATCACACCGCATGCACCTAGAAGATCTAGTAACAGATCGAACGACAGAATTGGCGACACGTAACTTGCAATTGGAAGCTGCGAATGAGGCACTAAAATACCTCAACCAAGAAAAGAACGAGCTACTCGCCATTGCGGCACATGATTTGAAAAACCCAGTGGCCAGCATTCAAGGCATGGCCAATTTACTTAACGACCGGCTTGAATCTTGGCCGGCGGAACGAATCAAAGAGCGCCTCGATGGCATACAGCTACTTGCTGGTCGTATGCAGCGCATTATTAGTAACCTGCTTGACTACGACGCACTGGAAGCTGGCTCAGTTTTAATGCAAATCGAAGACGTCGATATCGACGATTTAATATCCGACACCATCGTCACTTGGCGCGAACGACTCAATAGCAAACAACAAACCATCCAATTCAATCCAACCCATTTGCGGGTTCGAACCGATCGGCAAGCCTTATGGCAGGTAATGGATAATTTAATTTCCAATGCCATTAAGTATTCGCCTAACGAGAAGCGAATCGAGATTAGCGCCTCAGAAGTTGGTGACGATGTTGAAATCGCCGTGATCGATCAAGGGCCGGGTATTGCCCCGCATGAAATCGGTATGTTGTTTAAGAAATTTAGTCGCCTCTCGGCTCGCCCAACAGGCGGCGAACACACTACGGGATTAGGATTGTCCATTGTAAAAAAATTGGTTGAAGCGGTATACGGTCAAATTCGCTGCGAAAGCCAATTTGGGCAAGGCGCTAAATTTATTGTGACACTTCCAGCCGCGCCGAAAAAAATCGAGCAGCAAGCTTAA